A DNA window from Theobroma cacao cultivar B97-61/B2 chromosome 5, Criollo_cocoa_genome_V2, whole genome shotgun sequence contains the following coding sequences:
- the LOC18599783 gene encoding beta-glucuronosyltransferase GlcAT14A codes for MGIRIFMISFVLTSILFSLLYIPTKLSIPITSFNPMATLNIVQKSNRTYPVTFAYLISASKGDTVKLKRAIRALYHPGNQYLIHLDYEAPAREHRAIAEFVSNDPVFSLAGNVYIVGKPNLVTYRGPTMLATTLHAMSMLLRCCKWDWFINLSASDYPLVTQDDLIHAFSDLPKDLNFIQHTSHLGWKLNKRGKPIIIDPGLYSLNKSEIWWVIKQRTLPTAFKLYTGSAWTVISRSFAEYSIVGWDNLPRTLLLYYTNFVSSPEGYFQTLICNSEDYKNTTVNHDLHYITWDMPPKQHPRSLGLKDFRRMVLSSRPFARKFKRNDPVLDKIDRELLKRRKGKFPYGGWCSENGKKQRACSGFQGENYGILKPGAGSRRLKTLLTKLLSARGFSKRQCRL; via the exons ATGGGCAtcagaattttcatgatttcCTTCGTGTTAACCTCAATTCTGTTCTCTCTTTTATACATCCCAACTAAACTAAGCATCCCTATTACAAGCTTCAATCCCATGGCGACCTTGAACATTGTGCAAAAATCCAACAGGACATATCCAGTTACATTTGCCTACTTAATCTCAGCATCGAAGGGAGACACTGTCAAGCTAAAACGAGCCATACGGGCCTTATATCATCCTGGAAATCAGTATCTGATTCACCTGGACTACGAGGCGCCTGCCAGGGAGCATAGGGCGATTGCAGAGTTCGTATCCAACGACCCAGTTTTTAGCCTGGCTGGTAATGTCTATATTGTTGGGAAACCAAACTTGGTTACTTATAGAGGTCCAACTATGCTAGCTACAACGCTTCATGCAATGTCAATGCTTTTGAGGTGCTGCAAATGGGATTGGTTCATCAATCTTAGTGCTTCTGACTACCCTTTAGTAACTCAAGATG ATCTGATTCATGCCTTTTCTGACTTGCCAAAAGATCTCAATTTCATTCAGCATACCAGTCACCTGGGCTGGAAACT GAACAAGAGAGGGAAACCTATAATAATAGACCCAGGGCTTTACAGCCTCAACAAGTCAGAAATCTGGTGGGTTATTAAACAAAGGACTCTGCCCACCGCTTTCAAGCTCTACACAG GTTCAGCTTGGACTGTGATCTCAAGATCTTTTGCTGAGTATTCCATAGTGGGGTGGGACAACTTGCCAAGGACTTTGCTTCTATACTATACCAATTTTGTGTCTTCTCCTGAAGGTTACTTCCAGACATTGATATGCAACTCTGAAGACTACAAAAACACAACAGTCAACCATGACCTTCACTATATTACTTGGGATATGCCTCCAAAGCAGCACCCTAGGTCCCTGGGACTCAAAGATTTCAGAAGAATGGTTCTGAGCAGCCGCCCATTTGccagaaaattcaagagaaatgacCCAGTTCTTGACAAAATTGATCGAGAGCTTCTCAaaaggaggaaaggaaagTTTCCTTATGGGGGTTGGTGTTctgaaaatggaaagaaacaaaGGGCATGCTCAGGTTTCCAGGGTGAGAATTATGGTATTTTGAAGCCTGGAGCTGGGTCTAGGAGGTTAAAAACTTTGCTAACAAAACTTCTTTCAGCAAGGGGTTTCAGTAAGAGGCAGTGTAGACTAtag
- the LOC18599782 gene encoding protein-S-isoprenylcysteine O-methyltransferase A yields the protein MNPLSQFLLAILFFHSSEYILAVAIHGISNVSLTSLLVSKEYALAMVFSLVEYYFEVLLFPGLKEHLWVSNLGLAMVVIGEIIRKLAIVTAGRSFTHLIKRYHEEHHKLVTDGVYGFVRHPSYCGFLVWSVGTQIMLCNPIATIGFAVVVWQFFAKRIPYEEYFLRQFFGADYEEYARRVPSGVPFVK from the coding sequence ATGAACCCATTATCTCAATTTTTGTTGGCGATTCTCTTTTTTCATAGCTCAGAATACATTTTAGCCGTTGCCATTCATGGGATATCAAATGTTAGTCTCACGTCACTTCTTGTTAGCAAAGAATATGCTTTAGCCATGGTTTTTTCATTGGTTGAATACTATTTTGAAGTCCTTTTATTCCCTGGATTAAAAGAACATTTGTGGGTTAGCAACCTGGGGCTGGCAATGGTTGTTATAGGAGAAATTATAAGAAAGTTGGCCATTGTAACCGCGGGTCGGTCTTTTACACATTTGATTAAGAGATACCATGAGGAGCATCATAAGTTGGTTACTGACGGCGTTTATGGATTTGTTCGTCATCCGAGTTATTGTGGTTTCTTGGTTTGGTCAGTCGGTACCCAGATAATGCTGTGTAATCCCATAGCAACTATTGGTTTTGCGGTTGTAGTTTGGCAGTTTTTTGCAAAGCGGATTCCTTATGAGGAATATTTTTTAAGGCAGTTTTTTGGGGCAGATTATGAGGAGTATGCTCGGCGAGTTCCTTCTGGGGTTCCATTTGTGAAGTGA
- the LOC18599781 gene encoding protein QUIRKY encodes MAENCTRKLIVEICNAKNLMPKDGQGTASAYAIVDFDGQRRRTKTKFRDLNPVWDEKLEFLVHDIESMATEILEINLYNDKKTGKRSTFLGKVKLAGSVFVKAGDESLVYYPLEKRSVFSQIKGEIGVKVFYVDGETPPVAAEAAAEEKAEAAGEKPLENPKPEEDKKEEKVGEKKEEEEKPKEESPKEEDKPNPPPAENSNPQDAAAAATPATTAPSAEVENPPLAHKEEPTKAAKDKAETGKSTELVINELELRSLSGDRSHAYDLVDRMPFLYVRVVKAKRANKEPACPAYGKLVIGTHSIKTKSQIDKDWDQVFAFDKDGLNSSSLEVSVWTEEENKEEEKEGATSLVENCLGTVSFDLQEVPKRVPPDSPLAPQWYSLESEKSPGNDVMVAVWVGTQADEAFQEAWQSDSGGLIPETRAKVYLSPKLWYLRLTVIQTQDLQLGLGSEAKVRSPELYIKAQLGAQLFKTSRTQLGSAWNEDLVFVAAEPFEPFLVVTVEDVSNGQPVGQAKIHVPSLERRTDDKMELKSRWFNLVGGESKPYAGRIHVRACLEGGYHVLDEAAHVTSDVRAAAKQLAKAPIGLLEVGIRGASNLLPVKTKDGTRGTTDAYVVAKYGPKWIRTRTILDRFNPRWNEQYTWDVYDPCTVLTIGVFDNERYKRDEAGKPGRDVRVGKIRVRLSTLDTNRVYLNTYCLTVLLPNGAKKMGEIEITVRFSCSSWLSLIQAYGSPMLPRMHYIRPLGPAQQDILRHTAMRLVTARLARSEPPLGQEVVQFMLDSDTHVWSLRRSKANWFRVVGCLSHAATLARWLDGIRTWTHPPTTVLVHVLLLAVVLCPHLLLPTVFMYALLILALRFRYRLRVPNNMDPRLSYVDAVGPDELDEEFDGLPTTRSPDTIRIRYDRLRALAGRAQTLLGDVAAQGERLEALFNWRDPRATGLFVVFCLFASLLFYVVPFKVFVLGSGFYYIRHPRFRDDMPSVPLNFFRRLPSLSDQIM; translated from the coding sequence ATGGCAGAGAATTGCACTAGAAAGCTTATAGTTGAAATCTGCAACGCCAAAAACCTGATGCCAAAAGATGGGCAAGGAACGGCCAGTGCTTATGCCATAGTTGATTTTGATGgtcaaagaagaagaaccaAGACAAAGTTTAGAGATCTAAATCCAGTCTGGGATGAGAAGCTGGAGTTTCTGGTTCATGATATAGAGTCAATGGCTACGGAGATATTGGAGATTAATCTGTATAATGATAAGAAAACAGGGAAAAGAAGCACTTTTTTGGGGAAAGTGAAGTTGGCTGGCAGTGTTTTTGTGAAAGCTGGAGACGAGAGTCTCGTTTATTACCCGTTGGAGAAAAGGAGTGTTTTTTCCCAGATTAAAGGGGAGATTGGAGTTAAAGTTTTTTATGTTGATGGAGAGACGCCTCCGGTAGCGGCTGAGGCTGCGGCGGAGGAGAAAGCAGAGGCAGCAGGGGAGAAGCCACTGGAGAATCCAAAGCCAGAGGAGGATAAGAAGGAGGAAAAAGtgggggaaaagaaagaagaagaggaaaagcCTAAAGAAGAATCACccaaagaagaagataagCCAAATCCACCTCCGGCAGAGAATAGTAACCCTCAAGACGCCGCCGCAGCTGCTACTCCAGCGACAACTGCGCCGTCGGCAGAGGTAGAGAATCCACCACTAGCACATAAAGAAGAGCCAACGAAGGCAGCAAAAGACAAGGCTGAAACAGGAAAAAGCACTGAACTGGTCATCAACGAGCTAGAACTCCGATCACTCTCCGGTGACCGTAGCCATGCATACGATCTCGTAGACCGTATGCCGTTTTTATACGTCCGAGTTGTTAAAGCAAAACGAGCCAACAAAGAACCAGCTTGTCCCGCTTATGGCAAGCTAGTTATTGGTACTCACAGTATCAAAACAAAAAGCCAAATTGATAAAGATTGGGACCAAGTTTTCGCTTTCGACAAAGATGGGTTGAATTCAAGTTCCTTGGAAGTGTCAGTTTGGACTGAAGAAGagaacaaagaagaagaaaaagaaggagcTACTTCTTTGGTGGAGAATTGTTTAGGAACGGTGTCGTTTGATCTACAAGAAGTGCCAAAAAGGGTTCCTCCGGATAGTCCTTTAGCTCCACAATGGTATAGTCTTGAATCCGAGAAGTCGCCTGGAAATGATGTCATGGTTGCTGTTTGGGTCGGAACACAAGCTGATGAAGCTTTCCAGGAAGCTTGGCAGTCAGATTCGGGTGGGTTAATACCCGAGACCCGAGCTAAGGTTTACTTGTCTCCAAAGCTTTGGTATTTGAGACTAACGGTTATCCAAACCCAAGATTTGCAGCTTGGTTTGGGGTCCGAAGCTAAGGTTCGGAGTCCTGAACTTTACATCAAGGCTCAGCTTGGGGCTCAACTTTTCAAAACCAGCAGGACTCAACTTGGGTCAGCTTGGAATGAGGATTTGGTTTTCGTGGCGGCTGAGCCGTTTGAGCCGTTTTTGGTGGTCACGGTTGAAGATGTGAGCAATGGGCAGCCAGTGGGTCAGGCGAAAATTCATGTACCAAGCTTGGAGAGGAGGAcagatgataaaatggagctTAAATCAAGATGGTTTAATTTGGTTGGTGGTGAAAGTAAGCCTTATGCAGGCAGAATACATGTCAGAGCATGTTTAGAAGGTGGCTATCACGTGCTTGATGAAGCCGCTCACGTGACTAGCGATGTCCGAGCCGCCGCTAAGCAGCTGGCTAAGGCTCCCATTGGGTTGCTTGAGGTTGGGATTCGTGGGGCCAGTAATTTGTTACCTGTCAAGACCAAGGACGGTACACGTGGGACTACCGATGCTTACGTGGTGGCCAAGTATGGACCCAAGTGGATACGTACACGTACGATTCTTGATCGGTTTAATCCACGTTGGAATGAGCAATACACGTGGGATGTATATGATCCATGTACAGTACTCACTATTGGTGTATTCGATAACGAAAGGTACAAGCGTGATGAAGCAGGAAAACCCGGTAGAGATGTACGTGTTGGTAAGATACGTGTCCGACTATCGACACTTGATACGAATAGGGTGTATTTAAATACCTACTGCCTAACCGTATTGCTGCCCAACGGTGCCAAGAAGATGGGGGAGATTGAGATAACCGTTAGATTTTCTTGCTCGTCATGGCTAAGTCTAATCCAAGCTTATGGCAGCCCAATGTTACCAAGAATGCACTATATTCGACCATTGGGTCCAGCCCAGCAAGACATACTGCGCCATACCGCTATGCGCTTAGTGACGGCTAGGCTAGCCAGGTCCGAGCCGCCTTTGGGACAAGAAGTGGTTCAGTTCATGCTGGACAGTGATACACACGTGTGGAGCCTGAGGAGAAGCAAGGCAAACTGGTTTCGAGTTGTGGGGTGTTTGTCGCATGCGGCAACTCTGGCACGCTGGTTGGATGGGATTCGCACGTGGACGCACCCTCCAACTACTGTTTTGGTGCACGTGCTGCTTTTGGCAGTGGTGCTATGTCCACATCTATTGCTCCCCACCGTATTCATGTACGCCTTGTTGATCCTAGCATTGAGATTTCGCTATCGCCTACGGGTCCCAAACAACATGGACCCGAGACTCTCCTACGTGGACGCCGTGGGTCCCGATGAGCTAGACGAAGAATTTGATGGATTACCAACCACACGATCACCGGATACCATACGTATACGATACGATCGTCTACGAGCACTAGCGGGGCGGGCTCAAACGCTATTGGGTGACGTGGCAGCCCAAGGGGAGCGTTTGGAGGCCTTGTTCAATTGGAGGGACCCAAGAGCAACAGGCCTATTCGTGGTGTTCTGCCTCTTTGCTTCATTGCTGTTTTATGTGGTACCATTCAAGGTCTTTGTGTTAGGGTCAGGATTCTACTACATCCGCCACCCAAGGTTCAGAGATGACATGCCATCGGTTCCGCTCAACTTCTTCCGGCGACTACCGTCGCTTTCCGATCAAATCATGTAG